In the [Clostridium] colinum genome, one interval contains:
- a CDS encoding ribbon-helix-helix protein, CopG family, giving the protein MEREQTTIRLPVELKERLQQEALDRGISFNEIMIIALWKYLGEL; this is encoded by the coding sequence ATGGAAAGGGAACAAACAACAATACGCCTACCTGTTGAGTTAAAGGAAAGGCTACAACAGGAGGCGTTGGATAGAGGAATTAGCTTTAATGAAATTATGATTATTGCTCTTTGGAAGTATCTTGGGGAATTATAA
- a CDS encoding Arc family DNA-binding protein has product MSKQANPYPLRIEKQILEKSKYIAKNNGRSLNKEIEFILKNNIQEYEQNHGEIIIPQDTSKEQ; this is encoded by the coding sequence ATGTCAAAACAAGCTAATCCATATCCATTAAGAATAGAAAAACAAATTTTAGAAAAATCTAAATACATTGCTAAAAACAATGGTCGCTCTTTAAATAAAGAAATTGAATTTATATTAAAAAACAATATTCAAGAATATGAACAAAATCACGGCGAAATTATAATTCCCCAAGATACTTCCAAAGAGCAATAA